A window of the Flavobacterium sangjuense genome harbors these coding sequences:
- a CDS encoding DUF1801 domain-containing protein, whose product MQSKATTPEQYLAELPEDRKEAMLKLRSAIKDNLPEGFKEGMGYGMLCYSVPHSIYPNGYHCSPNLPLPFISVASQKNFIAVYHMGIYSDKNLLDWFVAEYPKHAKTKLDMGKSCLRFKKVDDIPFEFIGELATKMSVEDWIATYEKALKR is encoded by the coding sequence ATGCAATCAAAAGCTACAACTCCTGAACAATATTTAGCTGAATTACCGGAAGACAGAAAAGAAGCGATGCTAAAACTTCGCTCTGCTATTAAGGACAATTTGCCTGAGGGCTTTAAAGAAGGTATGGGTTATGGTATGCTTTGCTATTCGGTGCCACACAGTATTTATCCCAACGGTTATCATTGTTCACCAAATTTACCGCTACCTTTTATTAGCGTGGCTTCACAGAAGAACTTTATTGCAGTATATCACATGGGAATTTATAGCGACAAAAATTTGTTGGATTGGTTTGTTGCCGAATATCCAAAACATGCTAAAACAAAACTCGATATGGGAAAGAGTTGTCTCCGATTTAAAAAAGTTGATGATATTCCTTTTGAATTTATTGGTGAGTTGGCCACGAAGATGTCAGTAGAAGACTGGATTGCAACTTATGAAAAAGCATTGAAAAGATAA
- a CDS encoding CRTAC1 family protein, protein MKKITLIIAFLFLAQLSNAQDTCATAVTITAGTYVVSAVNGTQVPSPICADNGTGATAGEWYVYTPTQDRTTTITTDIAINSGGDTRFHVYTGTCAALVCFSGDDDGGIIGNGFLSTATFNVTAGTTYYIAFDNKWNSGGFTFQLTETPVIVLPTPPITYTSQNIATINSGFNLCVVDMNGDYLDDIVGVSNNNLRVHTQGAGGTFTVTDYPITGTSFMPGWSMAAGDFNKDGKNDVILGSGNGLSLWKSNGSGYTNVTPGDYIFCQRTNFADLNNDGNLDIFSCHDIAPNCYYLNGGGLTNSLTFYQSNTTPGAMNFGTIGGNYATLFTDFDNDGDTDVFVSKCSGPPCELHRNDGGGVYTDVSAFAQINVTPIQTWSSAIGDFDNDGDMDVIITASSGSHKYFRNNVDATNTLQPFTNITAGSGWDTNASTNIDNIAYDFDNDGFLDVLGGGNKIMFNQHNSTFVGFTYSGIGVGAIGDLNNDGFLDIQNGNTIRYAVPNTNKWIKVSLQGIQTNKNGIGARVEIYGAWGKQVRDIRSGEGFKYMSSLNAHFGIGQATTISQVIVRWPNGLVDTYNNVSPNQTLHVVEGATLGVNSFNNTVFSVFPNPAKNVVNIQLKANQSVTLKSASVFDLSGKEVLKIDDLGQPVNVEKLATGTYILSISDTDNRSYAQKFIKE, encoded by the coding sequence ATGAAGAAAATTACCTTAATCATTGCATTCCTCTTTCTTGCGCAATTATCAAACGCACAAGATACTTGTGCCACTGCAGTTACGATTACTGCAGGTACTTATGTTGTGAGCGCTGTAAATGGAACTCAGGTTCCAAGCCCAATTTGTGCTGATAATGGCACCGGAGCTACAGCCGGAGAATGGTATGTGTACACACCAACCCAAGATCGCACAACTACAATTACTACAGATATAGCTATTAATTCCGGTGGTGATACCAGGTTTCATGTTTACACCGGAACATGTGCTGCTTTAGTTTGTTTCTCAGGAGATGATGACGGTGGTATAATTGGAAATGGATTTTTATCTACAGCAACATTTAACGTAACTGCAGGCACAACTTATTACATTGCCTTTGATAACAAATGGAATTCAGGTGGTTTTACTTTTCAGCTGACAGAAACTCCTGTTATTGTGCTACCTACACCACCAATAACTTATACATCACAAAATATTGCTACAATAAATAGCGGATTCAATTTGTGTGTAGTTGATATGAATGGCGATTATCTGGATGATATCGTTGGTGTGAGTAATAATAATTTAAGAGTACACACTCAAGGTGCTGGGGGTACATTTACAGTTACTGATTATCCAATCACCGGAACAAGCTTTATGCCCGGATGGAGTATGGCTGCCGGCGACTTTAATAAAGACGGTAAAAATGATGTGATTTTAGGTAGCGGGAATGGACTTTCGCTATGGAAATCAAATGGATCGGGTTATACAAATGTAACTCCTGGTGATTATATTTTCTGTCAAAGAACAAATTTTGCCGATTTAAATAACGATGGTAATCTTGATATTTTTTCATGCCATGATATTGCACCAAATTGTTATTATTTAAATGGCGGTGGATTAACAAATAGTTTGACTTTTTATCAATCTAACACGACACCTGGTGCTATGAACTTTGGTACTATCGGTGGTAATTATGCAACTTTATTTACTGATTTTGACAACGACGGAGATACAGATGTTTTTGTTTCAAAATGTTCAGGACCACCTTGCGAATTACACAGAAATGATGGTGGCGGAGTTTATACTGATGTTTCTGCATTTGCACAAATAAATGTTACTCCTATTCAAACCTGGTCGTCAGCTATTGGTGACTTTGATAACGATGGTGATATGGATGTAATTATAACTGCAAGTTCAGGTTCACATAAATATTTCAGAAATAATGTTGACGCAACAAATACTCTTCAACCATTTACTAATATAACTGCCGGTTCAGGTTGGGACACCAATGCATCGACGAATATTGATAATATCGCTTATGATTTTGACAATGATGGTTTTCTTGATGTTTTAGGTGGCGGAAATAAAATTATGTTTAATCAGCATAACAGCACTTTTGTAGGTTTTACTTATTCAGGAATTGGTGTTGGTGCCATTGGCGATCTAAACAATGATGGTTTTCTTGATATTCAAAACGGAAACACTATTCGTTATGCAGTTCCAAATACAAATAAATGGATAAAAGTGTCTCTGCAAGGAATTCAAACTAATAAAAACGGAATTGGAGCCCGAGTTGAAATATATGGCGCGTGGGGCAAACAAGTCAGAGACATTAGAAGTGGAGAAGGATTTAAATATATGAGTTCATTAAATGCTCATTTTGGTATTGGCCAGGCTACAACTATTAGTCAGGTAATCGTAAGATGGCCTAACGGACTTGTTGATACTTACAACAACGTATCTCCAAACCAAACTTTACATGTAGTAGAAGGAGCAACCTTAGGTGTTAATTCATTTAACAATACTGTTTTCTCTGTTTTCCCAAATCCTGCAAAAAATGTGGTTAACATCCAATTAAAAGCCAATCAAAGCGTTACTCTTAAATCTGCATCAGTGTTTGATTTAAGCGGTAAAGAAGTGCTGAAAATTGATGATTTAGGTCAACCTGTAAATGTTGAGAAATTAGCAACAGGTACTTACATCTTATCCATTTCTGACACAGATAACAGAAGCTATGCTCAAAAATTTATTAAAGAGTAA
- a CDS encoding CRTAC1 family protein, producing the protein MKKITSVIVLFFSLSFAVAQTSCATALNVDLNSTTTAPAFTSENGVAPTMLCGLGNGTAAKGKWYKFTATQNMYVVVSTFLPQNNNKDTRLIIYSGDCSALVCVGSNDDYNGTNSSQITFQATTGTTYTIAFDNKYSSSTFDFSVMEGSAPGPDRLSFTTQAVSGIAGNSYNCIADMNGDYLDDIVSPVSTTQLVISYQQTGGTFTSTTYTVPNTTVLPTWSIAAGDYDNNGFNDLVYGSGSGVAFLKANSDGTAYTTDRKTQNYLVQRTNFVDINNDGKLDAFACDDNAPNRYYINDGTNLNHIQGGIGDFATGGNYASNWFDYDNDGDIDMYLAKCGQGGSGVGGNIDQLHRNNGDGTYTNVATAANMANPEQTWSGACGDFNNDGWVDVLVGVNSSSNGYSNVKRNNGDGTFTSVTAGSGYDTFYFLGREHVAQDFDNDGNLDVLGSGNNIMFGDGNFHFTPNPNAYNLSSYDRPIGDLNNDGFLDIQNGTNVLFNNGNTNKWLNVNLQGIQSNRNGIGARVEIYGSWGQQIRYVQSGTGFQNMSTIVAHFGIGQATTIDQVVIKWPSGIIDTINSVNPNQSLLVVEGSTLAVNSFNNGVFSIYPNPAKNVVNIHLQDNSNVTLKSALVYDLTGKVVLSTNDVNQPINVEKLATGTYILSISDTAGRSYPQKFIKE; encoded by the coding sequence ATGAAAAAAATTACCTCTGTTATTGTTTTGTTTTTTAGCTTATCATTCGCTGTAGCTCAGACAAGTTGTGCAACTGCGCTAAACGTTGATTTAAACTCTACTACAACAGCACCAGCATTTACAAGTGAAAACGGTGTTGCGCCTACTATGTTGTGCGGTTTAGGAAATGGAACCGCGGCTAAAGGTAAATGGTACAAGTTTACTGCTACACAAAACATGTATGTAGTTGTTTCTACTTTTTTACCTCAAAACAACAACAAGGATACCCGTTTAATAATATATTCAGGAGATTGTAGCGCATTAGTTTGTGTTGGCTCAAATGATGACTATAATGGGACTAACTCTTCGCAAATAACTTTTCAGGCAACAACAGGAACAACCTATACCATTGCTTTTGACAATAAATACAGTTCGTCTACTTTTGATTTTTCAGTTATGGAAGGATCAGCTCCCGGTCCTGATAGATTATCATTTACAACTCAGGCTGTTTCAGGTATAGCCGGCAACTCTTACAATTGCATTGCGGATATGAATGGAGATTATCTGGATGATATTGTTTCTCCTGTTTCTACAACGCAATTAGTAATTAGCTATCAGCAAACTGGTGGTACTTTTACTTCAACGACTTATACTGTTCCTAATACAACTGTTTTACCGACATGGAGTATTGCCGCTGGCGATTATGATAATAATGGATTCAACGATTTAGTTTATGGTTCCGGAAGTGGTGTTGCATTTTTAAAAGCTAATAGCGATGGGACAGCATATACCACAGACAGAAAAACACAAAATTATTTGGTACAAAGAACAAACTTTGTAGATATAAATAATGACGGAAAACTAGATGCTTTTGCCTGTGATGATAATGCTCCAAACCGATATTATATTAACGACGGAACTAATTTGAATCATATTCAGGGTGGAATTGGTGACTTTGCCACTGGTGGAAATTATGCTTCCAATTGGTTTGATTATGATAATGATGGTGATATCGATATGTATTTAGCAAAATGTGGTCAAGGTGGTTCCGGCGTTGGAGGGAATATTGATCAATTGCATAGAAACAATGGTGATGGAACCTATACCAATGTAGCTACAGCAGCAAACATGGCAAACCCTGAACAAACATGGTCTGGAGCTTGTGGCGATTTTAATAATGATGGCTGGGTCGATGTTCTTGTTGGTGTAAACTCATCATCAAATGGATATTCCAACGTAAAAAGAAATAATGGAGACGGAACATTTACAAGCGTAACTGCCGGTTCCGGTTATGATACATTCTATTTTTTAGGAAGAGAACATGTAGCTCAGGATTTTGATAATGATGGGAATTTAGATGTATTGGGATCTGGTAATAACATTATGTTTGGCGATGGTAATTTTCACTTTACACCAAATCCAAATGCATACAATTTATCTTCCTACGACAGACCAATTGGTGATTTAAATAATGATGGATTTTTAGACATTCAAAACGGTACTAATGTATTATTTAACAATGGTAATACTAATAAATGGCTAAATGTTAATTTACAGGGAATTCAAAGTAACAGAAACGGAATTGGAGCCAGAGTTGAAATTTATGGTTCATGGGGACAACAAATCAGATATGTACAAAGTGGTACTGGTTTCCAAAACATGAGTACCATAGTTGCTCATTTTGGAATTGGACAAGCTACAACTATTGATCAGGTAGTTATAAAATGGCCTTCCGGAATTATTGATACTATCAACAGTGTAAATCCAAATCAAAGTCTTTTGGTAGTTGAAGGTTCGACATTGGCAGTTAATTCTTTCAACAATGGTGTATTCTCAATTTATCCAAATCCTGCAAAAAATGTGGTGAATATTCACTTGCAGGACAATTCAAATGTGACACTTAAATCAGCTTTAGTTTATGATTTAACCGGAAAAGTAGTGCTTTCAACTAATGATGTAAATCAACCAATTAATGTTGAGAAATTAGCAACCGGAACTTATATTTTATCTATTTCAGATACAGCCGGCAGAAGTTATCCTCAAAAATTCATTAAGGAATAA
- a CDS encoding OB-fold protein — MRKKLFYISLLLIVVIFGVYKYVYKSHRDIASEDAIFTKTVSEVFQAFTANDSLANKTYLDKTISVKGKITNIDLTNKIITVDEKLSARFSDKIPDNIKLQDSITLKGRLIGFDDLLEEIQMDQCTIE; from the coding sequence ATGAGAAAAAAGTTATTTTATATTTCACTCTTATTAATTGTAGTGATTTTTGGAGTCTATAAATACGTTTATAAGAGTCACAGAGACATAGCGTCAGAAGATGCGATCTTTACTAAAACCGTGTCCGAAGTCTTTCAGGCATTTACTGCTAATGATAGTTTGGCAAACAAAACTTATTTAGATAAGACAATTTCTGTAAAAGGTAAAATAACTAATATTGATTTAACCAATAAAATTATTACGGTTGACGAAAAGCTTTCAGCCCGATTTTCAGATAAGATTCCGGATAATATAAAGCTGCAGGATTCGATAACTTTAAAAGGAAGATTAATAGGTTTTGACGATTTATTAGAAGAAATACAAATGGATCAATGCACTATTGAATAA
- a CDS encoding DUF3667 domain-containing protein — MSKSPLRKDKTCLNCNYVVENRFCPNCGQENTDTRKTFHHLFVHFFEDLTHYENAFWKTIKNLLLKPASLTKEYLSGKRLSYLAPVRLYIFISFVTFFLIAIFPTNPDNLVNSDQTTTVPIKDKNGVVRDSVITAKKVKLSDILKADEEAQKNNHLTNEQQNQGILNFGYKNVRELDSLQKYGPAEDKLTDFEYSIVKKSLMVLAKNTKQEMIEKFLEESQRNIPKVLFIYMPLFALLLWLFHGKKRWYYFDHGIFTLHYFSFLLLTILLIFFFNKIMNCFVENALTSFISGFGQAVAFIWLFYYFFPAHHRFYGETRVISFLKSIALLFINVILIIILLLVFIVYTFINIH; from the coding sequence ATGTCCAAAAGTCCATTAAGAAAAGACAAAACCTGCCTCAATTGTAATTATGTTGTAGAAAATAGATTTTGTCCCAATTGCGGACAGGAGAACACCGATACACGAAAAACTTTTCATCATTTATTTGTCCATTTTTTTGAAGATTTAACGCATTATGAAAATGCTTTTTGGAAAACCATAAAAAACTTATTGCTTAAACCTGCTTCGCTTACCAAAGAATATCTTTCGGGCAAACGTCTTTCCTATTTGGCACCAGTTAGATTGTATATTTTCATCAGTTTTGTGACCTTCTTTCTGATTGCAATATTTCCAACTAATCCTGATAATTTGGTCAACTCAGATCAAACGACAACTGTACCCATAAAAGACAAAAACGGTGTTGTTAGAGACAGTGTTATTACAGCCAAAAAAGTAAAACTTTCCGATATTTTAAAAGCCGACGAAGAAGCTCAAAAAAATAATCATCTTACGAATGAGCAACAAAACCAAGGGATTCTGAATTTTGGTTACAAAAACGTCAGAGAGTTGGATTCATTACAAAAGTATGGTCCGGCCGAAGATAAACTAACGGATTTCGAATATTCTATTGTCAAGAAATCATTGATGGTATTAGCCAAAAACACCAAACAAGAAATGATAGAGAAATTTTTGGAAGAATCACAACGCAACATTCCAAAAGTGTTATTTATCTATATGCCACTATTTGCATTGTTACTTTGGCTTTTTCATGGTAAAAAACGTTGGTATTATTTTGATCATGGCATTTTCACGCTGCATTATTTTTCGTTTCTGTTGCTTACTATATTGCTGATATTCTTCTTCAATAAAATAATGAACTGCTTTGTCGAAAATGCGTTGACCAGTTTCATTTCCGGTTTTGGACAAGCTGTTGCTTTTATCTGGTTATTCTATTATTTCTTCCCGGCACATCATCGTTTTTATGGCGAAACCAGAGTGATTTCATTCCTTAAAAGCATTGCTTTGTTGTTCATCAATGTTATTTTAATCATCATCTTACTTTTAGTATTTATCGTATATACTTTTATCAATATCCATTAA
- a CDS encoding GNAT family N-acetyltransferase, translating into MIEIKNNTDENFADIRAIAAEVWPIAYGAILSQEQLDYMMEMMYSISSLQKQVNENGNRFILATENNIPVGFAGYEFNYNKKPETKIHKIYVLSNQQGKGIGKELIDFIVNKAKERHQKALILNVNKNNVAIRFYERIGFSITKEEVIDIGSGYVMDDYVMEKSI; encoded by the coding sequence ATGATTGAAATTAAAAATAATACCGACGAAAATTTTGCCGATATTAGAGCTATTGCAGCTGAAGTTTGGCCAATAGCTTATGGCGCAATTTTAAGTCAGGAACAGTTGGATTATATGATGGAAATGATGTACAGCATTTCATCATTACAAAAGCAAGTCAACGAAAATGGAAATCGTTTTATATTGGCAACAGAGAATAACATTCCTGTTGGTTTTGCTGGCTATGAATTCAATTACAATAAAAAACCTGAAACAAAAATTCATAAAATCTATGTTTTGTCCAATCAGCAAGGGAAAGGCATTGGAAAAGAACTCATAGATTTTATTGTGAATAAAGCCAAAGAACGTCATCAAAAAGCACTGATTTTGAATGTGAATAAGAATAATGTTGCCATTCGGTTTTACGAAAGGATTGGTTTTTCCATTACCAAAGAAGAAGTCATAGACATTGGCAGTGGTTATGTAATGGACGATTATGTGATGGAAAAATCAATTTAA
- a CDS encoding YceI family protein, with product MKKKLACLLMAISLSSFAQTKMITKTAKVTFEASVPAFEEVKAKNESATLVLNPSSGEIASLVLIKGFRFKVALMEEHFNENYMESDSYPKATFKGKIDNFDVSKLTETAKAYSIKGKMEMHGKSKDITITANIKKSSNGIEIDSDFSLNTDDYGIEIPSVVSKKVSKKVAVKLDATLK from the coding sequence ATGAAAAAGAAATTAGCATGCCTTCTTATGGCAATCAGTTTGAGCAGTTTTGCACAAACCAAGATGATTACAAAAACAGCTAAAGTAACCTTTGAAGCTTCTGTTCCGGCTTTTGAAGAAGTAAAAGCAAAAAATGAATCTGCAACTTTGGTGTTAAATCCAAGTAGCGGAGAAATTGCCAGCCTTGTATTAATAAAAGGGTTTCGCTTCAAAGTAGCATTGATGGAAGAACACTTCAACGAAAATTATATGGAAAGCGATTCGTATCCAAAAGCGACTTTCAAAGGTAAAATTGACAACTTTGATGTTTCAAAACTTACCGAAACTGCGAAAGCCTATTCCATAAAAGGAAAAATGGAAATGCACGGAAAATCAAAAGACATTACCATTACGGCAAACATAAAAAAATCAAGCAATGGTATTGAGATTGATTCTGATTTTAGCCTGAATACTGATGACTACGGTATTGAAATCCCAAGTGTTGTCAGCAAGAAAGTCTCCAAGAAAGTAGCAGTAAAATTAGATGCTACTCTAAAATAA
- a CDS encoding ion channel, protein MKFLKKINSKAKSDANTGFGTNASSYGGRFITKNGNANVKKSGIGLFESISWYHTMLNLPRWKFLFIIVIFYFFVNFIFASLYYAVGVEHLNGVTATTALDKFGQAFFFSIQTFTTVGYGHVSPIGFTTSFVAAVEALFGLLSFAIATGLFYGRFSKPKAHIKFSENALIAPYKDGTALMLRLSPFKNTNLTDAEAKVTLGMKLDEKGVLVNKFYTLDLELSKINALNLSWTLVHPITENSPLYNLTKEDYENIAGEFLVFLKVFDDMFSTTVVKRASYSFDEIVFGAKFLPMFSRSDNQNKTVLHIDKLNLYEKIKL, encoded by the coding sequence ATGAAGTTTCTAAAAAAAATAAACAGCAAAGCAAAATCCGATGCCAATACAGGTTTTGGAACAAATGCTTCCAGTTATGGTGGCCGATTTATCACTAAAAATGGTAATGCCAATGTGAAAAAATCGGGGATTGGTCTTTTTGAAAGTATCAGTTGGTATCACACAATGCTTAATCTTCCAAGATGGAAGTTCTTGTTCATTATTGTTATATTTTATTTTTTTGTCAATTTTATTTTTGCCAGTTTGTATTATGCGGTTGGTGTTGAACATTTAAACGGAGTTACAGCCACCACCGCTTTGGATAAATTTGGCCAGGCTTTTTTCTTTAGTATCCAAACTTTTACAACAGTTGGTTATGGACATGTTAGTCCAATTGGTTTTACAACCAGTTTTGTAGCAGCCGTTGAAGCTTTATTTGGATTGTTGAGTTTTGCTATCGCTACAGGTTTGTTTTACGGGAGATTTAGCAAACCTAAAGCACATATTAAATTTTCAGAAAACGCTTTGATTGCACCTTATAAAGACGGAACGGCTTTGATGCTTAGGTTATCACCATTTAAAAACACTAATTTGACTGATGCTGAAGCCAAAGTAACACTTGGAATGAAACTGGATGAAAAAGGTGTTTTGGTAAATAAGTTCTATACTTTGGATTTAGAATTATCAAAAATAAATGCCCTGAATTTGAGTTGGACATTGGTGCACCCAATAACAGAAAACAGTCCGTTATATAATTTGACCAAAGAAGATTACGAAAACATTGCCGGTGAATTTCTCGTGTTCCTTAAGGTTTTTGATGATATGTTTAGTACGACAGTAGTAAAACGAGCGTCTTATTCGTTTGATGAGATTGTTTTTGGTGCCAAATTTTTACCGATGTTTTCACGAAGCGATAATCAGAACAAAACGGTTCTTCATATAGATAAGCTCAACTTGTATGAAAAAATAAAGCTGTAA
- a CDS encoding DUF5777 family beta-barrel protein encodes MKKIILLLLLPITMVAQEDLLSGVDSTRTQKVKVEAAFKALKIVNIESTKLAAKGDFYFIVAHRFGSLKDGFEGAYGLDSAVTQLKFLYGVTDWFTVSGARSELAYDFSGKFLLQSQETNGFPVAIVGFTSLGFNNTLKENNYPEMKFENRLIYVAQLLVSRKINKNLSLELAPTFFHENFVIDDNQDNSQYAIGVGGRYKFAKRWSVNVDYAAHLNRSSTSPFKDPLSIGVDLDTGGHVFQMHFSSSQGMHEAGFLGNTTGDWGKGDIFFGFNLLRVF; translated from the coding sequence ATGAAAAAGATTATTTTATTGCTATTATTGCCAATTACCATGGTTGCACAGGAAGATTTACTTAGTGGTGTAGACTCGACGAGAACTCAAAAAGTAAAAGTTGAAGCAGCCTTTAAAGCATTAAAAATTGTAAATATTGAGTCAACAAAACTAGCCGCCAAAGGCGATTTTTATTTTATTGTGGCACATAGATTTGGCTCTTTAAAAGATGGATTTGAAGGTGCATACGGACTCGATAGTGCGGTGACTCAATTGAAATTTCTTTATGGAGTTACCGATTGGTTTACGGTTAGTGGTGCAAGAAGTGAATTGGCTTATGATTTTTCAGGTAAATTTTTGTTGCAATCTCAGGAGACAAATGGTTTCCCGGTTGCTATTGTAGGTTTTACCAGTTTGGGATTTAACAATACATTGAAAGAAAACAATTATCCGGAAATGAAATTTGAAAACAGACTGATTTACGTGGCACAACTATTGGTTTCCAGAAAAATCAATAAAAATTTATCGTTAGAATTGGCTCCAACTTTCTTTCATGAAAATTTTGTGATTGATGATAACCAGGATAATAGCCAATATGCCATTGGAGTAGGAGGAAGATATAAATTTGCAAAACGCTGGTCTGTTAATGTTGATTATGCGGCTCATTTAAACCGATCAAGTACTTCACCATTTAAAGATCCGCTTTCTATTGGAGTTGATTTAGATACAGGCGGTCACGTTTTTCAAATGCATTTCAGTAGTTCACAAGGAATGCATGAAGCAGGATTTTTGGGTAATACAACAGGAGATTGGGGAAAAGGAGATATTTTCTTTGGGTTTAATCTCTTGAGAGTTTTTTAA